A single region of the Anguilla anguilla isolate fAngAng1 chromosome 17, fAngAng1.pri, whole genome shotgun sequence genome encodes:
- the LOC118216941 gene encoding uncharacterized protein LOC118216941 isoform X1, which yields MPAICAAVGCRMKQQSEPNVMFYAFPRDTRRKKRWVYALKREWWTPTASSRVCSVHFISGRRSDDPESPDYVPSWFAHTTTAEKERLMAAMRRYRRRQGARVRKAAGRPMSEVELAALECFKNGLLPFTSDRNVYSLFPSLCQEYVTKSLMDGQTSSGSSEIPASISPAARPMGKVSPGKFDKQHRWSEDNKPREENPYLKAWLRHDYNRGKKPKSVDILSHLSTNGTLNIPSVNEVTSHPTRLHEDYCTPKSVQWAKGVWKKASCEVLPNHPANLSIKVTGKWEWLSLDVRGPLPETARGHRFLLIVMDLYSKWTEACPMKTSCAREVALNIRNLVCQLGLPHALFSQLSRGFIKAVNKALGIYMAMEDCFLVVFHPKACSLDPITFNDVGCAVRKLVTDHQESWDAQLRACLFALRVKRHPDIGQSPFYALYRRDPRDPSPDTPPELPVGLSDDHPISRILASPPLIDTHEPQPSRPSACLQAQMPVNTVVILSAVHSNAAARGGPGPGLGGGVKQKLDEPVKGPCLYICGLQGGARERDGP from the exons aTGCCAGCAATATGTGCAGCTGTGGGTTGCCGAATGAAACAGCAAAGTGAGCCAAATGTGATGTTTTATGCTTTCCCGCGGGATACTCGCAGAAAAAAGCGGTGGGTTTATGCATTGAAGCGAGAATGGTGGACGCCGACTGCAAGCAGCAGAGTCtgcagtgttcatttcatttcag GCAGGCGGAGTGATGATCCTGAGTCGCCAGATTACGTGCCGTCGTGGTTTGCGCACACGACGACTGCTGAGAAAGAAAGGCTAATGGCGGCCATGAGGAGATACAGGCGGCGCCAAGG TGCTCGGGTAAGGAAAGCTGCAGGAAGGCCGATGTCGGAGGTGGAGCTAGCTGCCCTGGAGTGTTTCAAAAATGGACTCCTTCCATTCACCTCCGACCGGAACGTCTACTCGCTCTTCCCATCTCTCTGCCAGGAGTATGTGACAAAATCTCTTATGGACGGCCAAACGTCTTCAGG GAGTTCTGAAATACCAGCCTCGATCTCCCCTGCTGCCAGGCCCATGGGCAAAGTGTCCCCCGGCAAGTTTGACAAGCAGCACCGGTGGTCAGAG GACAATAAACCCAGAGAGGAGAACCCTTACCTGAAAGCCTGGCTGAGACACGACTACAACCGTGGGAAAAAACCCAAGAGCGTGGACATCTTGTCCCACCTATCAACCAATGG GACGCTCAACATTCCGTCGGTCAACGAGGTTACGTCACATCCCACCCGCCTCCACGAGGACTACTGCACGCCGAAG AGTGTCCAATGGGCCAAGGGCGTCTGGAAAAAG GCAAGTTGTGAGGTGCTCCCCAACCATCCAGCTAACCTTTCCATCAAG GTCACTGGCAAGTGGGAGTGGCTGAGCTTGGACGTTCGAGGGCCCCTGCCCGAGACGGCTCGGGGCCACAGGTTCCTGCTGATCGTGATGGACCTTTACTCCAAGTGGACCGAGGCCTGCCCCATGAAGACCAGCTGTGCCAGGGAGGTGGCACTGAACATCCGCAACCTGGTGTGCCAGCTGGGTCTGCCCCACGCGCTCTTCTCCCAGCTGAGCCGCGGGTTCATCAAAGCA GTGAACAAGGCCCTGGGCATCTACATGGCCATGGAGGATTGCTTTCTGGTGGTCTTCCATCCCAAGGCCTGCAGTCTGGATCCCATCACCTTTAATGACGTCGGCTG CGCGGTGAGGAAGCTGGTGACGGACCACCAGGAGAGCTGGGACGCGCAGCTCCGCGCCTGTCTGTTTGCCCTGCGTGTCAAACGGCACCCCGACATCGGACAAAGCCCCTTCTACGCCCTGTACCGCCGGGACCCCCGAGACCCCTCCCCAGACACGCCCCCAGAGCTGCCG GTGGGTCTCAGTGATGACCACCCAATTAGCAGAATCCTTGCTTCCCCGCCCCTGATTGACACACACGAACCCCAGCCCTCAA GGCCCTCTGCTTGCCTGCAGGCTCAGATGCCTGTAAACACTGTGGTCATACTGAGTGCAGTCCATTCCAATGCAGCAGCAAGA GGTGGTCCCGGGCCAGGGCTCGGAGGCGGAGTGAAGCAGAAACTCGACGAACCAGTAAAAGGACCGTGCCTGTATATATGTGGCCTGCAGGGTGGCGCCAGAGAGCGCGATGGCCCCTGA
- the LOC118216941 gene encoding uncharacterized protein LOC118216941 isoform X2: MPAICAAVGCRMKQQSEPNVMFYAFPRDTRRKKRWVYALKREWWTPTASSRVCSVHFISGRRSDDPESPDYVPSWFAHTTTAEKERLMAAMRRYRRRQGARVRKAAGRPMSEVELAALECFKNGLLPFTSDRNVYSLFPSLCQEYVTKSLMDGQTSSGSSEIPASISPAARPMGKVSPGKFDKQHRWSEDNKPREENPYLKAWLRHDYNRGKKPKSVDILSHLSTNGTLNIPSVNEVTSHPTRLHEDYCTPKSVQWAKGVWKKASCEVLPNHPANLSIKVTGKWEWLSLDVRGPLPETARGHRFLLIVMDLYSKWTEACPMKTSCAREVALNIRNLVCQLGLPHALFSQLSRGFIKAVNKALGIYMAMEDCFLVVFHPKACSLDPITFNDVGCAVRKLVTDHQESWDAQLRACLFALRVKRHPDIGQSPFYALYRRDPRDPSPDTPPELPVGLSDDHPISRILASPPLIDTHEPQPSRPSACLQAQMPVNTVVILSAVHSNAAARA; this comes from the exons aTGCCAGCAATATGTGCAGCTGTGGGTTGCCGAATGAAACAGCAAAGTGAGCCAAATGTGATGTTTTATGCTTTCCCGCGGGATACTCGCAGAAAAAAGCGGTGGGTTTATGCATTGAAGCGAGAATGGTGGACGCCGACTGCAAGCAGCAGAGTCtgcagtgttcatttcatttcag GCAGGCGGAGTGATGATCCTGAGTCGCCAGATTACGTGCCGTCGTGGTTTGCGCACACGACGACTGCTGAGAAAGAAAGGCTAATGGCGGCCATGAGGAGATACAGGCGGCGCCAAGG TGCTCGGGTAAGGAAAGCTGCAGGAAGGCCGATGTCGGAGGTGGAGCTAGCTGCCCTGGAGTGTTTCAAAAATGGACTCCTTCCATTCACCTCCGACCGGAACGTCTACTCGCTCTTCCCATCTCTCTGCCAGGAGTATGTGACAAAATCTCTTATGGACGGCCAAACGTCTTCAGG GAGTTCTGAAATACCAGCCTCGATCTCCCCTGCTGCCAGGCCCATGGGCAAAGTGTCCCCCGGCAAGTTTGACAAGCAGCACCGGTGGTCAGAG GACAATAAACCCAGAGAGGAGAACCCTTACCTGAAAGCCTGGCTGAGACACGACTACAACCGTGGGAAAAAACCCAAGAGCGTGGACATCTTGTCCCACCTATCAACCAATGG GACGCTCAACATTCCGTCGGTCAACGAGGTTACGTCACATCCCACCCGCCTCCACGAGGACTACTGCACGCCGAAG AGTGTCCAATGGGCCAAGGGCGTCTGGAAAAAG GCAAGTTGTGAGGTGCTCCCCAACCATCCAGCTAACCTTTCCATCAAG GTCACTGGCAAGTGGGAGTGGCTGAGCTTGGACGTTCGAGGGCCCCTGCCCGAGACGGCTCGGGGCCACAGGTTCCTGCTGATCGTGATGGACCTTTACTCCAAGTGGACCGAGGCCTGCCCCATGAAGACCAGCTGTGCCAGGGAGGTGGCACTGAACATCCGCAACCTGGTGTGCCAGCTGGGTCTGCCCCACGCGCTCTTCTCCCAGCTGAGCCGCGGGTTCATCAAAGCA GTGAACAAGGCCCTGGGCATCTACATGGCCATGGAGGATTGCTTTCTGGTGGTCTTCCATCCCAAGGCCTGCAGTCTGGATCCCATCACCTTTAATGACGTCGGCTG CGCGGTGAGGAAGCTGGTGACGGACCACCAGGAGAGCTGGGACGCGCAGCTCCGCGCCTGTCTGTTTGCCCTGCGTGTCAAACGGCACCCCGACATCGGACAAAGCCCCTTCTACGCCCTGTACCGCCGGGACCCCCGAGACCCCTCCCCAGACACGCCCCCAGAGCTGCCG GTGGGTCTCAGTGATGACCACCCAATTAGCAGAATCCTTGCTTCCCCGCCCCTGATTGACACACACGAACCCCAGCCCTCAA GGCCCTCTGCTTGCCTGCAGGCTCAGATGCCTGTAAACACTGTGGTCATACTGAGTGCAGTCCATTCCAATGCAGCAGCAAGA GCGTAG
- the LOC118216489 gene encoding alpha-N-acetylgalactosaminide alpha-2,6-sialyltransferase 2-like: MIGWIRKVLALACVCMCVLLLADMSIGIFDQPWSKLHRLSTTEANETGSANSLFYIGDTYASDDEVSQTSCSNGIRARVSQTEFESAFLKDVPVLQWYKHLSKNEHERLRKYPGAHGWRGVSFLDLVDTLSALNTSANRVMFDDWNQRSEGSSCIRCAVIGNGGILHGSKKGQEIDQHHYVFRVNGAVIAGHEEDVGSRTSFYTFSTNTLRNSMRGYARAGFRGPPQSEETRYVFIPDQGRDYTILRAVASRTQMMTGPEKNKMPPAYFGKTATAMKFKIYHPDFIRYIRNRFLRSRLLKGRFREWYRPTTGAVMLMAAMHTCDQVDAYGFITPDYKNYSDHYYDKGFRPLRFYANHDMRLELKLWQQLHQAGLINLYMRK, from the exons ATGATTGGCTGGATTCGCAAGGTGCTGGccctggcctgtgtgtgcatgtgtgtgctgctgttggCAGACATGAGCATTGGCATTTTTGATCAGCCCTGGAGCAAACTCCACAGGCTCAG TACCACCGAAGCAAACGAAACGGGTTCTGCTAATTCCCTCTTCTACATTGGAGACACGTACGCCAGCGATGACGAAGTTTCACAGACG AGCTGCTCAAATGGCATCCGGGCGAGGGTCTCCCAGACGGAATTCGAGTCAGCGTTTCTGAAGGACGTCCCGGTGCTCCAGTGGTACAAACACCTTTCCAAAAATGAGCACGAGCGCCTTCGGAAGTACCCCGGAGCTCACGGCTGGCGCGGCGTCAGTTTCCTGG ACCTGGTGGACACCCTCTCCGCCCTCAACACGTCAGCCAATCGTGTCATGTTTGACGACTGGAACCAGCGGTCCGAAGGGTCGAGTTGCATCCGCTGCGCGGTCATCGGCAACGGTGGGATCCTGCACGGGTCCAAGAAGGGCCAAGAGATCGACCAGCACCACTACGTCTTCAG GGTGAACGGCGCAGTGATAGCGGGCCACGAGGAGGACGTGGGCTCGCGCACCTCGTTCTACACCTTCTCCACCAACACCCTGCGGAACTCCATGAGGGGCTACGCCCGAGCCGGCTTCCGGGGACCCCCGCAATCTGAG GAGACCAGGTACGTCTTCATACCTGATCAGGGCCGCGACTACACCATTCTGCGAGCCGTCGCCTCCAGGACCCAGATGATGACGGGGCCAGAGAAGAATAAAAT GCCACCCGCATACTTTGGAAAAACTGCAACGGCAATGAAATTCAAAATTTATCACCCAGACTTCATTCGGTATATCCGAAACAG GTTCCTGCGCTCCCGCCTTCTTAAGGGCCGGTTTCGGGAGTGGTACCGACCGACGACGGGAGCGGTGATGCTGATGGCCGCCATGCACACATGCGACCAG GTGGACGCGTACGGCTTCATCACCCCCGATTACAAGAACTACTCGGACCACTACTACGACAAGGGCTTCCGGCCGCTGAGGTTCTACGCCAACCACGACATGCGCCTGGAGCTGAAGCTTTGGCAGCAGCTGCACCAGGCCGGCCTCATCAACCTCTACATGCGGAAGTGA